A genomic segment from Streptomyces sp. NBC_00654 encodes:
- a CDS encoding acyl carrier protein, giving the protein MTDLTTDVTTGVSDDVSDAATVETVRAWLTERVAYFLDITPQDIASDDLLVEIGLDSVYALTLCGDVEDEYGILVEATLAWDHPTIDALTAHIHSQLGAR; this is encoded by the coding sequence ATGACCGACCTCACCACCGACGTCACCACCGGCGTCAGCGACGACGTCAGCGACGCGGCGACCGTGGAGACCGTCCGCGCCTGGCTCACCGAGCGGGTCGCGTACTTCCTCGACATCACCCCGCAGGACATCGCCTCCGACGACCTGCTCGTCGAGATCGGCCTCGACTCCGTCTACGCGCTCACGCTGTGCGGCGACGTCGAGGACGAGTACGGCATCCTCGTCGAGGCCACCCTGGCCTGGGACCACCCCACCATCGACGCGCTCACGGCCCACATCCACTCCCAGCTCGGCGCCCGCTGA